Proteins co-encoded in one Coxiella burnetii genomic window:
- the icmT gene encoding IcmT/TraK family protein: MKSLDEAHWRDSARSVRFFIWDGKTAFPLLLFLLHIQWWTLIVAVTAMVFFTVLNRYGFSVEVFLRWLRSAIGGRRKIAIAWWDN, encoded by the coding sequence ATGAAATCTCTCGATGAGGCGCATTGGCGCGATTCAGCGCGTTCGGTTCGGTTTTTTATTTGGGATGGCAAAACAGCCTTTCCTTTGCTCTTGTTTTTGTTACATATTCAGTGGTGGACGCTCATCGTAGCGGTGACGGCGATGGTATTTTTTACGGTTCTTAACCGCTACGGTTTTAGTGTAGAAGTCTTCCTCCGCTGGCTTCGCAGCGCAATCGGCGGCCGCCGCAAAATCGCCATAGCATGGTGGGATAACTGA
- a CDS encoding type IV secretion IcmS family protein, producing MQLANKLTALTKKIGANFTLKGRHLAYSEMFSDTGLLPGLTKRADQLASLCLGYGLGATYEDTENSLLGVKVKFDEFTPDVLRLFCILDVIYELVKNSPSKDAVSLDELMYD from the coding sequence ATGCAACTTGCGAATAAATTAACGGCTTTAACTAAAAAAATCGGCGCCAACTTCACCTTGAAAGGCCGCCACCTTGCCTACTCGGAGATGTTTTCGGATACCGGCCTTTTGCCTGGTTTGACTAAACGCGCCGATCAACTTGCCTCCCTTTGCCTCGGTTACGGCCTTGGGGCAACGTACGAAGATACTGAGAATTCACTTCTCGGCGTCAAGGTAAAGTTTGATGAATTCACGCCCGACGTTCTTCGGCTATTTTGTATTCTCGATGTGATCTACGAACTTGTCAAAAACAGCCCTTCCAAAGACGCCGTTTCGCTGGATGAACTGATGTACGATTGA
- the dotA gene encoding type IVB secretion system protein DotA: protein MKKLVSSLLASISLFLISAAAWADNLPTDFTDNTAMNTHHDLSVTYLSQVFGTVGNVLHGMSGQMLGHLFYRLNEGIIVVAGMWLVYTVFTIVLRAAQDGSFMGPNKNVALVFLKIAFGFSLLVPNPATGYSLLQDVVMKVVVEGVGLADQTWEYGLTYINNGGSLWRRPETNGAGKDIISQSTVNSVLGGNSQNKEGPGQKIFASAVCMYSSDDNQSPLKSNNNNIGPAVNGGPTVKYTYDVITDDSAHQFEFPGSGDTPPFKPGDDSCGAVTWDINNACTGAGSNSTKCTMAKEAVSELVTSLLPAAKKYYCSQHSSSDLCLGVTHNDAFAENETSFFGALLNYVNTIVPLVQFNSGKSADEAKRFIDEAQNEGWLSAGRYYWDLSQIQSHYDNVSNVDSYYPRTVDPTVNGNPEDDYQAALKQSLGYIYGVIDTANPHPIPVKGSVLYQLAQYAQSQHSGDTGGGEENWGHGGLDAGIALIGGIFSETIYDIYKLIHTFTTGSDGAMGPDPILFLHKIGIRAISVAADIWFGFLGIMAIALFATGVCTATYNAQTPVQALLGWIKPLLMVVAVGLWGTGFVLAYYVPLYPYMLYTFGVIGWIIVVIEAMVAAPLIAFGLTHPEGHDFLGEAKQGGMLLLGVFLRPVLMVVGLIAGMILSYVALRIVVYTFSGLAVDLFANTPSSGPASGSILHAATALMSNSMATAGSVTGAIVSLMVFPLVLIIFTILVYVVTTQSFSLIFALPDNVMRWIGIPGQRSEYDRMATQLESKVGGFASSTGRSGGLQASERIGKGAANANLGKQLHLGPSKK, encoded by the coding sequence ATGAAAAAATTAGTGTCATCGCTGTTGGCATCGATTTCTCTCTTTTTAATTTCTGCGGCTGCGTGGGCGGATAATTTGCCCACGGATTTTACCGATAACACGGCGATGAACACTCATCACGACTTGTCCGTGACCTATTTAAGCCAAGTGTTCGGCACAGTCGGCAATGTATTGCATGGCATGTCTGGCCAGATGCTGGGACACTTATTTTATAGGCTCAATGAAGGCATTATCGTTGTGGCCGGGATGTGGTTGGTTTACACGGTTTTTACCATTGTGTTGCGAGCCGCGCAGGACGGTTCTTTTATGGGTCCCAATAAAAACGTCGCATTGGTTTTTCTGAAAATAGCGTTTGGGTTTAGTTTGTTAGTGCCTAACCCGGCGACCGGTTATTCTTTGTTGCAAGACGTCGTCATGAAAGTCGTGGTAGAAGGTGTGGGATTAGCCGACCAAACCTGGGAATACGGGTTAACTTACATTAATAATGGGGGATCGCTTTGGCGGCGCCCGGAAACAAACGGGGCGGGGAAAGATATTATTAGTCAAAGTACCGTGAATAGCGTCCTTGGCGGAAACTCACAGAATAAAGAAGGCCCCGGCCAGAAAATCTTTGCTAGCGCTGTGTGTATGTATTCTAGCGATGACAATCAATCCCCGTTGAAAAGCAACAATAATAATATAGGACCCGCTGTCAATGGCGGACCGACGGTTAAATACACTTATGATGTAATTACCGATGATTCTGCTCATCAATTTGAATTTCCAGGCTCGGGGGATACACCCCCCTTTAAGCCAGGCGATGATAGCTGTGGAGCCGTGACTTGGGATATTAACAACGCCTGTACGGGAGCTGGTTCCAATTCAACAAAATGCACGATGGCAAAGGAAGCGGTGAGCGAATTAGTCACCAGTTTATTGCCTGCTGCAAAAAAATATTATTGCTCCCAGCATTCATCCAGTGATCTTTGCCTCGGCGTTACCCATAATGATGCTTTTGCCGAAAATGAAACTTCATTTTTTGGCGCGCTTTTGAATTACGTGAATACGATAGTGCCTTTGGTGCAATTTAATTCCGGAAAAAGTGCAGACGAAGCGAAACGCTTTATCGATGAAGCCCAAAATGAGGGCTGGTTAAGTGCCGGACGTTATTATTGGGATTTGTCACAGATTCAATCGCATTACGATAATGTTTCGAACGTCGACAGTTACTACCCTCGCACGGTGGACCCTACTGTCAATGGCAATCCCGAAGATGATTACCAGGCCGCACTTAAACAATCGCTGGGGTATATTTATGGCGTGATAGACACTGCTAACCCTCATCCCATACCGGTAAAAGGATCTGTTCTTTATCAATTAGCGCAATACGCTCAATCACAACATTCCGGAGATACCGGCGGTGGGGAAGAGAATTGGGGCCATGGAGGGTTGGATGCCGGCATCGCGTTGATTGGCGGAATATTTAGTGAAACTATCTACGATATTTATAAACTAATTCATACCTTCACAACGGGAAGTGATGGCGCAATGGGCCCTGATCCTATTTTATTCTTACATAAGATTGGGATACGAGCTATTTCGGTTGCGGCTGATATATGGTTTGGGTTTTTAGGAATTATGGCTATAGCGTTATTTGCTACAGGGGTTTGCACAGCCACCTATAATGCGCAAACGCCTGTTCAAGCTCTATTAGGATGGATAAAACCGCTCTTGATGGTCGTAGCAGTCGGGCTGTGGGGAACTGGATTTGTACTGGCTTATTATGTGCCATTGTATCCTTACATGCTTTACACTTTTGGCGTGATTGGGTGGATTATCGTTGTCATTGAAGCGATGGTGGCCGCGCCGCTTATTGCTTTTGGGTTAACCCACCCGGAGGGACACGATTTTCTGGGAGAAGCTAAACAGGGGGGGATGCTTTTGCTAGGTGTCTTTTTGCGGCCCGTATTGATGGTTGTTGGATTAATTGCCGGGATGATCCTCTCTTATGTAGCGTTACGCATCGTTGTGTATACCTTTTCAGGGCTAGCTGTGGATCTTTTTGCCAATACACCGTCATCTGGTCCAGCTAGTGGCAGTATCCTTCACGCCGCAACCGCTTTGATGAGTAATTCGATGGCAACCGCCGGAAGTGTCACAGGGGCTATCGTAAGCTTAATGGTCTTTCCTCTTGTGTTAATCATTTTTACTATATTGGTGTATGTCGTAACCACTCAGTCTTTCAGCTTAATTTTCGCTTTGCCGGATAACGTCATGCGTTGGATTGGTATACCGGGTCAACGAAGCGAATACGATCGTATGGCAACCCAGTTAGAAAGCAAAGTCGGTGGATTTGCTTCCAGCACGGGTCGAAGTGGAGGACTACAAGCAAGTGAAAGAATAGGAAAGGGCGCTGCGAATGCAAATCTAGGGAAACAACTACACTTGGGTCCTTCTAAAAAATAA
- the dotD gene encoding type IVB secretion system lipoprotein DotD codes for MMKRNLLWLPLFLALPLAGCTTHKKITFTYVTTDSVPVKVTERNAQAQLSEAATSVGHSLQQMSAIQMAIHPKAKLAPPLNPGAIGMAQQTSLDWNGPIEPLLRKIASASHYRLRVLGKKPAIPVLVAINSTDVPLAEILRNATYQVEKKANITLYPSRRIIELRYYPS; via the coding sequence ATGATGAAACGAAATTTGTTATGGCTGCCCCTCTTTCTGGCGTTGCCGCTCGCCGGCTGCACCACCCATAAAAAAATCACTTTTACTTACGTTACAACCGATAGCGTCCCTGTTAAAGTCACGGAGCGCAATGCGCAGGCCCAATTATCTGAGGCGGCGACTTCTGTAGGGCATTCTCTGCAGCAGATGTCGGCGATTCAAATGGCTATTCATCCCAAGGCAAAATTAGCGCCTCCTTTAAATCCGGGCGCGATTGGGATGGCCCAACAAACCTCCCTGGACTGGAACGGACCGATTGAGCCTTTATTGCGGAAAATCGCCAGCGCCAGTCATTATCGATTGCGGGTACTCGGTAAAAAGCCAGCCATCCCCGTGCTCGTTGCGATTAATTCGACCGATGTTCCCTTGGCTGAAATTCTACGCAATGCCACTTATCAAGTAGAGAAAAAGGCGAACATCACTTTGTATCCTTCCAGACGGATCATTGAGCTACGTTATTATCCGAGTTAA
- a CDS encoding type IV secretion system DotC family protein — MSRFQLLKTIAIATFTTLLLTGCATRSTADEPPLAAMGYVNLNSLPPGSGQINNIREQALRETATMLGARGALALRAVHIDAALEKQATYLDHLFDFNQLLLKHNVLPPVIVESQANLNLADDDTIRTADKTYKIVADARFVTAPPTWRSYLWLSYKKPDLPSATLLPKDKSEAQVWNFYLKQGWQNGLQQANEIFAANLNRLKRDYLGMVLYRKLLAQGMITSPVVAKVDLGVTGDANQIRINDEIMRITAQSALQPDSSHWNPVLTDGASSP, encoded by the coding sequence ATGAGCCGATTTCAATTGCTAAAAACTATTGCTATTGCGACTTTCACTACTCTTTTGCTCACCGGATGCGCTACTCGAAGTACAGCGGATGAACCACCCCTTGCCGCTATGGGTTATGTGAATTTGAACTCACTCCCCCCCGGGAGCGGGCAAATTAATAATATCCGCGAACAAGCATTGCGTGAAACAGCCACCATGCTCGGCGCGCGTGGTGCGCTGGCTTTGCGCGCTGTCCATATCGATGCCGCCTTGGAAAAACAAGCGACTTATCTCGATCATCTATTTGATTTTAACCAATTGCTTCTTAAGCATAATGTGTTACCGCCAGTTATCGTGGAATCCCAGGCTAATCTTAACTTGGCTGATGACGATACTATTCGCACGGCCGATAAAACTTATAAAATCGTTGCCGATGCGCGGTTTGTCACTGCGCCGCCGACGTGGCGCAGTTACCTGTGGCTTAGTTATAAAAAACCCGATTTACCCAGCGCTACTTTATTGCCTAAAGATAAATCCGAAGCGCAGGTTTGGAATTTTTATCTAAAACAAGGCTGGCAAAACGGATTGCAACAAGCGAATGAAATTTTCGCGGCTAATTTAAATCGGCTGAAACGCGATTATTTAGGCATGGTTTTGTATCGCAAATTGCTGGCTCAAGGAATGATTACTTCCCCCGTCGTTGCAAAAGTGGATTTGGGAGTTACAGGGGACGCGAATCAAATCCGAATTAATGACGAAATTATGCGAATCACGGCTCAGTCTGCGCTGCAACCGGATAGTAGTCATTGGAACCCCGTTTTGACGGATGGGGCTAGTTCGCCATAA
- the dotB gene encoding Dot/Icm type IV secretion system ATPase DotB — MIEKSQRYPNEPSRFEPKHIDDLLIYCHRLGASDITIQTGRAVLAEVYGRLQTLTRRELSNAETSDLLNAIYGPNGTTQIMRGEDIDTHYEIRPNRNERFRYRINGTGCHVDGHEGIQITIRAIPAEPPLLSKLDLPAAIVDAIAPQEGVVYVTGATGSGKSTLLAAIIRELAEAPDSHRKILTYEAPIEYVYDSLTTPTASVCQSEIPRHLNSFAAGVRNALRRKPHAILVGEARDNETISAVLEAALTGHPVYTTLHSSGVAETIRRLVGSFPAEERIGRTIDIIETLRLIIWQRLVPSVDGKRVALREFLVFKEEIRDLLLDSDPEQITAAVRRLVAEHGQPMQVDVEAKFKGGLISERLYKILSASQE, encoded by the coding sequence ATGATAGAAAAATCGCAACGCTACCCTAACGAACCTTCCCGCTTCGAACCCAAACACATTGACGACTTGCTAATTTATTGTCATCGGCTCGGCGCGTCAGATATTACTATTCAAACCGGTCGGGCCGTCCTCGCTGAAGTGTATGGCCGCTTGCAAACCCTTACCCGGCGTGAATTATCAAACGCAGAAACCAGCGATTTATTAAACGCTATTTACGGACCCAATGGCACAACGCAGATCATGCGCGGCGAAGACATCGATACGCATTATGAAATAAGACCCAATCGAAACGAACGTTTTCGTTACCGAATTAACGGCACCGGCTGTCACGTAGATGGTCATGAAGGTATTCAAATTACCATTCGAGCGATTCCTGCCGAGCCCCCCTTGTTATCAAAACTCGACTTGCCCGCGGCTATTGTAGACGCTATTGCACCTCAAGAAGGTGTGGTTTATGTCACGGGGGCCACGGGTTCGGGTAAAAGCACGCTTTTAGCGGCCATTATCCGAGAATTGGCCGAAGCGCCGGATAGTCATCGGAAAATTTTGACTTACGAAGCTCCCATTGAATACGTTTACGATTCGTTAACCACGCCAACCGCGAGCGTGTGCCAATCGGAAATCCCTCGTCATTTAAATTCTTTCGCCGCCGGTGTTAGAAACGCACTTCGCCGCAAACCGCATGCGATCTTAGTGGGAGAAGCGCGGGACAATGAAACCATCAGCGCGGTGTTAGAGGCCGCTTTAACGGGCCACCCGGTTTATACGACCCTTCATAGCAGCGGCGTTGCAGAAACCATTCGTCGACTGGTCGGCAGCTTTCCGGCGGAAGAACGCATCGGTCGTACTATCGACATTATTGAAACATTGCGCTTAATCATTTGGCAGCGTTTAGTGCCATCGGTAGACGGAAAGCGGGTTGCACTGCGTGAATTTTTGGTTTTCAAAGAAGAAATTCGCGATTTGTTACTCGACAGTGATCCCGAACAAATCACTGCGGCGGTGAGGCGTTTAGTGGCTGAACATGGTCAGCCCATGCAAGTCGATGTGGAAGCAAAATTCAAAGGGGGATTAATTTCAGAGCGGCTTTATAAAATACTTTCTGCTTCGCAGGAATGA
- a CDS encoding IS110-like element IS1111A family transposase, producing the protein MKDIKILGVDIAKDVFQLCGIDEWGKVIYTRRVKRAQYVSTVASLKVGCVVMEACGGANHWYRTFMGMGIPTQLISPQHVKPYVKSNKNDRNDAQAIAEAASRASMRFVQGKTVEQQDVQALLKIRDRLVKSRTALINEIRGLLQEYGLTMARGAKRFYEELPLILASEAVGLTPRMKRVLNCLYTELLNRDEAIGDYEEELKAVAKANEDCQRVQSIPGVGYLTALSVYASVGDIHQFHRSRQLSAFIGLVPRQHSSGNKEVLLGISKRGNVMLRTLLIHGARALLRHVKNKTDKKSLWLKALIERRGMNRACVALANKNAPIIWALLTRQETYRCGA; encoded by the coding sequence ATGAAAGATATTAAAATACTGGGTGTTGATATTGCAAAAGATGTTTTTCAACTGTGTGGAATTGATGAGTGGGGTAAAGTGATCTACACGAGACGGGTTAAGCGTGCTCAGTATGTATCCACCGTAGCCAGTCTTAAGGTGGGCTGCGTGGTGATGGAAGCGTGTGGAGGAGCGAACCATTGGTATCGGACGTTTATGGGGATGGGTATCCCAACGCAGTTGATCAGTCCGCAGCACGTCAAACCGTATGTCAAAAGTAACAAGAATGATCGTAACGATGCGCAGGCGATAGCTGAAGCGGCTTCCCGCGCCTCGATGCGGTTTGTGCAGGGTAAAACGGTGGAACAACAAGACGTTCAAGCGCTGTTAAAGATACGCGATCGTTTAGTCAAAAGCCGCACGGCGCTGATCAATGAGATTCGGGGGTTGTTGCAAGAATACGGACTCACGATGGCGCGTGGTGCCAAGCGATTTTATGAAGAGCTCCCGTTGATTTTAGCGAGCGAAGCGGTGGGATTAACACCGCGGATGAAACGGGTGTTGAATTGTTTGTATACCGAATTGTTGAACCGGGACGAAGCGATTGGTGATTACGAGGAGGAATTAAAAGCGGTGGCAAAAGCCAATGAGGATTGTCAACGGGTACAGAGCATCCCGGGGGTGGGTTATTTAACGGCGCTCTCGGTTTATGCGAGCGTGGGTGACATTCATCAATTTCATCGTTCCCGGCAGTTGTCGGCGTTTATTGGGTTGGTCCCTCGACAACATTCGAGTGGGAATAAGGAGGTGTTGTTGGGGATTAGTAAACGCGGCAATGTGATGTTAAGGACGTTATTGATTCATGGCGCCCGTGCGCTATTGCGTCATGTAAAAAATAAAACGGATAAAAAGAGTCTGTGGTTAAAAGCACTCATTGAGCGCCGCGGAATGAATCGCGCTTGTGTGGCGTTAGCGAATAAAAATGCGCCGATCATTTGGGCGCTTTTAACACGCCAAGAAACGTATCGCTGTGGCGCCTAA
- a CDS encoding BCCT family transporter yields MKTFQARYKLLFPLVLSGVIATIVLSYWFLPAVLAFYKVYWLFIFVAAIVVLTPLGNRRLGEMPPSKKLPHWILQVLIFEISLLAVFWGICVLVGLKMPLFSEAQPQLFTQTLSYLSTQLGIFSWAAIAVIACAMGTVSYRQQQDAYLSTTLRPLLRTQPNSAFELIVNALPRTATLFAFSGTFALYVLLIAGILVPQPLSSLTGLSLLSGIFFFLLVILTTNNFIKRKIYLFTINIRMPLLFRLICFLLLLTLLVIVLSLFLGSTFEKRPSMPGVVHAFLRHGWISNWRLFAIFWWLSWTPITAIFIAKLSRGRSLRSIILTVCALPMVLGILSYNDYLPLDKIPIWLSIVIALMGLFIFLAIISPDYAFDSIMQTYLPKPGVIKYRASDRFLINIFQFSALMICIYLATGIVLLGLLFFIFMLLLSVMLPAISAILLKKNTH; encoded by the coding sequence ATGAAAACCTTTCAAGCCCGCTACAAATTATTATTTCCTCTCGTTTTAAGCGGCGTTATTGCCACCATTGTTTTGTCTTATTGGTTTTTGCCGGCCGTTTTAGCGTTTTATAAAGTTTATTGGCTTTTTATTTTCGTCGCGGCTATCGTTGTATTAACGCCGCTGGGTAATCGACGATTGGGTGAAATGCCGCCTTCCAAAAAATTACCTCACTGGATTTTACAAGTTTTAATTTTTGAAATAAGTTTATTGGCTGTCTTTTGGGGTATTTGTGTTTTAGTGGGGCTAAAGATGCCTCTTTTTTCTGAAGCTCAGCCCCAATTGTTTACGCAAACCCTCTCTTATTTATCAACACAGCTCGGTATTTTTTCCTGGGCGGCAATAGCCGTAATCGCTTGTGCGATGGGCACAGTGAGCTACCGACAGCAGCAAGATGCGTATTTAAGTACGACACTGCGCCCGCTTCTGCGCACTCAACCAAACAGCGCTTTTGAACTAATCGTAAATGCGTTACCGCGAACAGCGACTCTGTTTGCTTTTTCTGGGACTTTTGCGCTTTACGTATTATTAATTGCAGGAATACTCGTACCTCAACCCCTTTCCTCCTTAACCGGCCTTAGCCTATTGAGCGGTATTTTTTTCTTTTTATTGGTGATTCTCACCACTAACAATTTTATAAAACGCAAAATTTATCTTTTTACCATTAATATCCGTATGCCTTTACTGTTTAGGTTGATTTGTTTTTTATTGCTGTTAACGCTTTTAGTCATCGTCTTAAGTTTGTTTTTAGGCAGCACTTTTGAAAAAAGACCGTCAATGCCGGGAGTTGTTCATGCCTTTCTTCGCCACGGTTGGATTTCAAATTGGCGTCTTTTTGCAATCTTTTGGTGGTTAAGTTGGACACCTATTACCGCCATTTTTATAGCGAAATTGTCACGAGGGCGCTCGTTGCGGTCCATTATTTTAACCGTTTGTGCTTTGCCAATGGTACTAGGAATTCTTTCTTATAATGACTATTTGCCCTTGGACAAAATCCCTATCTGGCTCAGTATTGTCATTGCGCTGATGGGTTTGTTTATTTTCCTTGCCATTATCTCTCCCGATTATGCCTTTGATTCGATTATGCAAACCTATTTGCCCAAGCCTGGCGTTATTAAATACCGCGCTAGCGATCGATTTCTCATTAATATCTTTCAGTTTTCGGCATTAATGATCTGTATTTATCTCGCCACCGGCATTGTTCTTTTAGGATTATTATTTTTTATTTTTATGCTGTTGTTGAGCGTCATGCTCCCAGCAATAAGCGCTATTTTATTAAAAAAAAACACCCACTAG